A window from Drosophila kikkawai strain 14028-0561.14 chromosome 2L, DkikHiC1v2, whole genome shotgun sequence encodes these proteins:
- the LOC108074276 gene encoding transmembrane emp24 domain-containing protein 5, whose amino-acid sequence MFQIESYISALLVLLLLKDLGFAEAELHNKQLTIFAEAGRQECYLQPIAASENIRIDYQVIHGGHGEPHINFNLMDPSRRLLITDVKQEKGTHQLVARETGSYKLCFDNTISSFNQKIVAFTLGVTAADRKEQELRNLRKEMLTDYQFDLAYTSIDNYISKIRVNFDRSRQTQDYIRTIEARDRHVAESNFEKVNIWSAVHLLAMIIVGCLQVIMLRSIFSLNGRFYKFWKCF is encoded by the coding sequence ATGTTCCAAATCGAAAGTTACATTTCGGCTCTATTGGTCCTGTTGCTGCTAAAGGACCTAGGATTCGCAGAGGCCGAGCTGCACAACAAGCAGCTAACCATATTTGCCGAGGCGGGACGCCAGGAGTGCTACCTCCAACCCATTGCCGCCTCCGAGAACATACGTATAGATTATCAGGTGATACACGGCGGCCATGGCGAGCCGCACATCAACTTCAACCTAATGGATCCGAGCCGACGCCTCCTGATCACCGATGTCAAGCAGGAGAAGGGCACACATCAACTGGTGGCCCGCGAAACGGGCTCCTACAAGCTCTGCTTCGACAACACCATTAGTTCGTTCAACCAGAAGATCGTAGCCTTTACTTTGGGCGTGACGGCAGCGGACAGAAAGGAACAGGAACTTAGGAATCTGCGGAAGGAAATGCTCACCGATTATCAATTCGATCTGGCCTATACCAGCATTGACAATTACATTTCAAAAATAAGGGTTAACTTTGACAGATCGCGGCAAACTCAAGACTATATACGCACCATCGAGGCCAGGGACCGCCATGTGGCTGAATCCAATTTCGAGAAGGTCAACATTTGGTCGGCCGTGCACCTATTGGCCATGATTATTGTGGGTTGTTTGCAGGTGATAATGCTGCGAAGTATTTTCAGTTTGAACGGGCGGTTTTACAAGTTTTGGAAATGTTTTTGA
- the LOC138927942 gene encoding peritrophin-44-like has product MPSLCTIEALNSRIWILGVLLLTTTQGSRVDDICYNWLGNLGDGFTVGQTNATICFTNWNENDAGDHLVSDLSTCYGYYYCESKTSVGVWNHCPTNQHFNLVTGECVSPETYVCVYNRCRNVKKPYLAVVNSACFNYQSCATGAIFTCPAQKPYFDEVIQSCVATQPASNICLWVMR; this is encoded by the exons ATGCCATCGCTGTGCACCATTGAAG ctCTTAACTCAAGGATCTGGATATTGGGAGTCTTGCTATTGACAACGACCCAAGGCAGTAGAGTCGATGACATTTGCTATAATTGGTTGGGAAACCTAGGCGATGGTTTTACAGTTGGCCAGACAAATGCCACAATCTGTTTTACAAACTGGAATGAGAATGATGCTGGAGATCATCTAGTCTCAGACCTGTCAACTTGCTATGGTTACTACTATTGTGAGAGTAAAACTTCAGTTGGAGTCTGGAACCACTGTCCCACTAACCAGCATTTCAATCTTGTGACCGGAGAATGCGTATCCCCGGAAACCTATGTCTGTGTTTATAATCGTTGCCGGAATGTGAAGAAACCCTATTTGGCCGTCGTAAACAGTGCGTGCTTCAATTATCAGTCATGCGCCACTGGGGCTATCTTTACGTGTCCCGCTCAAAAGCCCTACTTCGATGAGGTGATCCAATCATGCGTGGCCACTCAGCCTGCATCTAATATTTGCCTGTGGGTTATGCGATAG
- the LOC108074272 gene encoding cell division cycle 7-related protein kinase: MDRKPSSHRPHYQHQHYSSNIEHKTPEQPHYYPLKTDTQPANKGSGCVSPESVQSSRLPHNPQDPGQAYVQQYFQSRQAMITTASVPQRRQYQQQQQAMQINERLAEIDRRNAIKKLSEMRMQKNMQTVDKNMEALKELHASIPAINKIFDVQCRIGSGTFSTVLLGTLQGERCLLETQRRRFAIKHHNPTSHPERILRELECMVRIGGVDNVIGINCCIRCNDNVAFVMPYMTHDRFHDIYKLLSVQEVREYMRNLLIALRHVHRFNVIHRDVKPSNILFNRRTGKFLLCDFGLAQRIAEDGSVIQASDFGAFSFLRDKDAVKNVMLQDGNSAQAEAEDYMANRKMRALGGGGGVDHPLKGPPSFLKFREPLTKKDMANQKADTLKLLNRLRFMSPQTNPDNYVVPSVSVKKEMHASRAGTPGYRPPEVLLRHPHQTTAVDVWASGVIMISMLSAMHPFFKAPNDCSALAEIMNLVGDISVRKVAFMMDRLVLLTQKRNPLDLRRVCMRLRYAEHFLAPEMQRRHRRADGSTEMCRGCDQPTFNCLCRNSAHKLESYDGLDMFPSNAYDLLSRLLEVNPEKRITAEEALKHPFFSDQQRIASGVPLHQQHQLVARDSMPATAARTLKPFVSYPVELASATNI, translated from the coding sequence ATGGACAGAAAGCCCTCAAGTCACCGCCCCCATTATCAGCACCAGCATTACAGTAGCAATATTGAACATAAGACGCCGGAGCAACCGCATTACTATCCTTTGAAAACGGATACCCAGCCGGCGAATAAGGGGAGCGGTTGTGTCTCTCCGGAATCGGTCCAATCCTCTCGCCTGCCCCATAATCCCCAGGACCCCGGTCAGGCCTATGTTCAGCAGTACTTCCAGAGCCGGCAAGCCATGATAACCACTGCATCGGTCCCTCAAAGGCGACAAtatcaacagcaacagcaggccaTGCAAATCAACGAGAGACTGGCCGAAATCGATCGCCGGAACGCCATCAAGAAGCTCTCGGAGATGCGCATGCAGAAGAACATGCAAACCGTTGACAAGAACATGGAGGCGCTGAAGGAGCTGCACGCCAGCATACCGGCAATCAACAAGATCTTCGATGTCCAGTGCCGCATCGGAAGCGGCACGTTCAGCACCGTGTTGCTGGGAACCCTCCAGGGCGAACGGTGTCTGCTGGAGACGCAGCGCCGGAGGTTTGCCATCAAGCACCACAATCCCACCAGCCACCCGGAGCGAATACTGCGGGAGTTGGAGTGCATGGTGCGCATCGGGGGCGTGGACAATGTTATTGGCATTAACTGCTGCATTCGGTGCAATGACAATGTGGCCTTTGTCATGCCCTACATGACCCACGATCGGTTCCACGACATCTACAAGCTGTTGAGCGTCCAGGAGGTCCGCGAGTACATGAGGAACTTGCTGATCGCCCTGCGACACGTCCACAGGTTCAACGTCATCCATCGGGACGTGAAGCCGAGCAATATTCTGTTTAATCGCCGCACCGGCAAGTTTCTGCTATGCGATTTTGGCTTGGCCCAGAGGATCGCCGAAGACGGCTCGGTAATCCAGGCGAGTGACTTTGGGGCCTTTTCCTTCCTTCGAGACAAGGATGCGGTGAAGAACGTAATGTTGCAGGACGGCAATTCGGCTCAGGCTGAGGCGGAGGATTACATGGCGAATCGTAAGATGAGGGCtctgggcggcggcggcggcgtggatcATCCGCTGAAGGGGCCACCTAGTTTCCTGAAATTCCGGGAGCCGCTGACCAAGAAGGACATGGCCAACCAGAAGGCGGATACGCTCAAGTTACTCAATCGCTTACGATTCATGAGCCCCCAGACCAATCCCGACAACTATGTGGTGCCCTCAGTGTCGGTGAAGAAGGAGATGCACGCCTCGCGGGCAGGCACACCAGGGTACAGGCCACCCGAGGTCCTGCTGAGACATCCACATCAGACCACCGCCGTGGATGTGTGGGCCTCGGGGGTTATAATGATATCGATGCTCTCGGCTATGCATCCGTTTTTTAAGGCTCCCAACGACTGCAGCGCCCTGGCGGAAATTATGAACCTTGTCGGCGATATTTCGGTGCGAAAGGTGGCCTTCATGATGGATCGCTTGGTTTTGCTTACGCAGAAGCGGAATCCTCTGGACTTGAGGCGTGTCTGCATGCGACTCCGCTACGCTGAGCACTTCCTGGCGCCAGAGATGCAGCGGCGGCATCGAAGGGCCGATGGCAGCACCGAGATGTGCCGGGGCTGCGATCAGCCGACCTTCAACTGTCTCTGCCGGAACAGCGCTCACAAGCTGGAGTCGTACGATGGACTGGACATGTTTCCCTCGAATGCCTATGACCTGCTCTCCCGCCTGCTGGAGGTCAATCCCGAGAAGCGGATCACAGCCGAGGAGGCGCTGAAGCATCCGTTCTTCAGCGACCAGCAGAGAATCGCCTCGGGCGTCCCGCTGCATCAGCAGCACCAGTTGGTGGCCAGGGACTCGATGCCTGCGACGGCAGCCAGGACCCTCAAGCCCTTCGTATCGTATCCCGTGGAGCTGGCCTCCGCAACCAATATCTGA